In one window of Prionailurus bengalensis isolate Pbe53 chromosome B3, Fcat_Pben_1.1_paternal_pri, whole genome shotgun sequence DNA:
- the FOXA1 gene encoding hepatocyte nuclear factor 3-alpha encodes MLGTVKMEGHESSDWNSYYADTQEAYSSVPVSNMNSGLGSMNSMNTYMTMNTMTTSGNMTPASFNMSYANPGLGAGLSPGAVAGMPGGSAGAMNSMTAAGVTAMGTTLSPGGMGAMGAQPAASMNGLSPYAAAMNPCMSPMAYAPSNLGRSRASGGGDAKTFKRSYPHAKPPYSYISLITMAIQQAPSKMLTLSEIYQWIMDLFPYYRQNQQRWQNSIRHSLSFNDCFVKVARSPDKPGKGSYWTLHPDSGNMFENGCYLRRQKRFKCEKQPGAGGGSGSGGGGGGSGGGGAKGGPESRKDPSSAANPSANSPLHRGVHGKAGQLEGAPAPGPAASPQTLDHNGATATGGASELKTPASSAAPPISSGPGALVSVPPSHPAHGLAPHESQLHLKGDPHYSFNHPFSINNLMSSSEQQHKLDFKAYEQALQYSPYGAALPASLPLGSASVATRSPIEPSALEPAYYQGVYSRPVLNTS; translated from the exons ATGTTAGGGACTGTGAAGATGGAAGGGCATGAGAGCAGCGACTGGAACAGCTACTACGCGGACACACAGGAG GCCTACTCCTCGGTCCCCGTCAGCAACATGAACTCGGGCCTGGGCTCTATGAACTCCATGAACACCTACATGACCATGAACACCATGACCACCAGCGGCAACATGACCCCAGCTTCGTTCAACATGTCCTACGCAAACCCGGGCCTGGGCGCCGGTCTGAGTCCGGGCGCGGTGGCTGGCATGCCAGGAGGCTCCGCGGGCGCCATGAACAGCATGACGGCTGCGGGCGTGACGGCCATGGGGACAACGCTGAGCCCCGGCGGCATGGGCGCCATGGGCGCGCAGCCCGCGGCCTCCATGAACGGCCTGAGCCCCTACGCCGCTGCCATGAACCCGTGCATGAGCCCCATGGCGTACGCGCCGTCCAACCTGGGCCGCAGCCGAGCGAGTGGCGGCGGCGACGCCAAGACTTTCAAGCGCAGCTACCCGCACGCCAAGCCGCCCTACTCGTACATCTCGCTCATCACCATGGCCATCCAGCAGGCGCCCAGCAAGATGCTCACGCTAAGCGAGATCTACCAGTGGATCATGGACCTCTTCCCTTATTACCGGCAGAACCAGCAACGTTGGCAGAACTCCATCCGGCACTCGCTGTCCTTCAACGACTGCTTCGTCAAAGTGGCGCGATCCCCGGACAAGCCAGGCAAAGGCTCCTACTGGACGCTGCACCCGGACTCCGGCAACATGTTTGAGAACGGTTGTTACTTGCGCCGACAGAAGCGCTTCAAGTGTGAGAAGCAGCCAGGGGCCGGGGGCGGAAGCGGgagcggaggcggcggcggcggcagcggcggcggcggcgccaaGGGCGGCCCGGAGAGCCGCAAGGACCCCTCGAGCGCCGCCAACCCCAGTGCCAATTCTCCCCTTCATCGGGGCGTGCACGGTAAGGCGGGCCAGCTAGAGGGCGCGCCGGCCCCCGGGCCGGCTGCCAGCCCCCAGACTCTGGACCACAACGGGGCGACAGCGACAGGGGGCGCCTCGGAGTTGAAGACTCCAGCCTCCTCGGCGGCGCCCCCGATCAGCTCTGGGCCAGGGGCACtggtttctgtgcctccctcccacccggcGCATGGCCTGGCACCCCACGAGTCCCAGCTGCACCTGAAAGGGGACCCCCACTACTCCTTCAACCACCCCTTTTCCATCAACAACCTCATGTCCTCCTCGGAGCAGCAGCACAAGCTGGACTTCAAGGCGTACGAGCAGGCACTACAGTACTCGCCCTATGGCGCTGCGTTGCCCGCCAGCCTGCCGCTCGGCAGCGCCTCGGTGGCCACCAGGAGCCCCATCGAGCCCTCAGCCCTGGAGCCAGCGTACTACCAAGGTGTGTATTCCAGACCCGTCCTAAACACTTCCTAG